In the genome of Calothrix sp. PCC 6303, the window GGAATTCCAAATTTAATTGCTTCCTGTAACTTCCTTTCCACTGCCACATCAACCACTGCTTTTAAATCTGCACCGGAAAAATGTTCAGTCTTCTTACTCACATAATTGTAGTCAATATCATCAACAGGCTTACCTTGACACAGTAACCTTAAAATTGATTCTCTACCGACTCTATCTGGTGGTGGAACAAATAGAATCCGGTCAAAACGACCCGGACGACGAAAAGCACTATCTAAGTGCCAGGGGGCATTTGTAGCAGCTAAAATTAAGACCCCATCATTGGAACTTTTGACACCATCCAATTCTGAGAGAAATTGATTGATCACCATTCGACTAGAACTTTGTTTGAGATCAGTTCGATTGGCTGCAAGTGCGTCAACTTCATCGAAGAATAACACGCAGGGTTGGTGATCGCGGGCTTGTTCAAAAATTTCGTGTAAATTGCGCTCACTATTTCCTAGCCACATGTCGAGAACATCATTGATGCCGACTGAGATAAAATTGGAATGTGTTTCTCCAGCGGTGGCACGAGCTAAGTATGTTTTTCCACATCCTGGGGGACCATAAAGAAGGATTCCACCACCAATGGTTTTACCGTAAGCTCGATATAATTCTGGTTTGGTGAGAGGATAAATTATTTTCAGGCGAATTTCATCTTTAACTGTATCCATTCCTCCGACATCTTGGAAGGAAACTTCAGGACGTTCTAAATTGCTATCGCCAAACTCCATTAAATCATCCGTAGTTGGATCTGTGACTCGATTCGCAATTGCATCTCGACTAGGATAATTTGGCTCAATTCCCAAAAGTTGGGCTAAATCCAAATCAGCCACTTTGTTATCAACTGCGATCGCATTTTCATATTGTCTCGTAGCCTGCTGTAATGCACCGGCATTTAACAACAAACGGGCATGGAGTATGTAGGCAAGCGCTGGACATTCGGAACGTTTAACTAAATCCTCAACAATCACCAAACTTTGAGATTGTTTTCCCTGTTGATAAAAACTTTTAGCTAAACCCAGCTTTAAATCCACGGCTTCTGGTTTCAAAACTAAAGCATAGCGATATTCTTGCTCGGCTTCTTGAGCTAATTCTAAACTCAAAAGCGTATCTGCTAAATGTTGTCTGAGGGGTACGTTATCGGGAGAGAATTGTAAAGCCTCACGCAAAGCCCGTACCGTGTCCTGGCTAGTGGTCATATCGGTTTTTACTTAGTAGGTCGCAGAACCAATCAATTATTTTAAGGCAGTAAATCCCATCATAAGCAATTTAAAATCTAAACATGACCCCTGAAAAGGCTCATAATTTAAGCATAACAAGCGCTAGGGATATTTATAGCGCTGATGCTTTGAGTTTGAATAAAGCACAACTTAGGACAAACAGTTATTTAGGGACTAGCTGCGCTACAAAGCATCCCAATCTTTTCGGGCAAGACTTCGGCATGAGCGCTCAGTCCTTCCACAGGCTCAGGAACCATCGAACGCTGCCCAAACCATAGAATATTTTATTTACTTCTGAACTGGCTTGAGATTTCTCGCTTTATAAAACATCTCCAAACTGCGGGTATCACCGACAAAACGCCAGTGCCATGGCTCATAACTTACACCTTGGGGGTTGTCTTTGGGAAAGGACATCTCAAAGTAGAATTTGGGAGAATTTTCTACTAACCATTGATATGCTTTGGTTCGCTCGAAGTTGCTGTTTAAATTTGTTGATGGAACAGCCCCATCTCCAATGTCAACTGCGTAACCTGTGTGGTGTTCGCTGTAACCAGGGGGTGCTGATAAAGAAGCCCGTTCTGCGGGTGTTTGGTTGCGTTGGGCAGCAATACCAAAAAATAGGGTTTCTTGTTCTTTAATAGAGCGAAATGCCGAAATTGGTACTAATTTTACTCCTGCACTGCGGGCTGCTTGTTGCATTGCCAAAAATTGCTGTGCGGCAGAGTTGATCATTCGATAACGTCCATCGCTAGAAATGGCTGCTAGTTCTGACTCTGGGGCTTCTGTGTAGGGTAAATGTCCTAGTAAAGAGCCATTTACTTTGGCTTGATCAGTATCCGGGTCACTTGGTGATGGTTCAGCCACCGTAGATGTAGCTGGTGGTGCTTCCTGACTAGCCTTGTTTTTGGGTGCGACGCTTGCGCGACGTGAGTCGTTGGCAAAAAACAAAAAACCACTGAGTGTTGCCAATACAATAAACCCTACAGTTCCACCCAAAATCAAAATTGGTAATCGAATGGAGGTTTTCGGCGCTACATCAGGGGTATCGCGTAACGCTGCCGGGATATCGTCACCGGAATTGGGAGATGATTTTTTCGGCTTTCCTGAAAAACCAGCGTTACTCAAGGGCTAACTCCTGTTTTGTTGCAATGACCATAAACCATAACGATTGTAGACTGAAGAGTAATTAACACAAATATCTAAGTGAGTGGTGAGTAGGAAGTAGGGAGTAGTAAAGAAGACAGTTACATGTACGATGGTGATTTTTTCATTTGGACTGCCTCTTTTGACTAACGTCGGAAATTATTTTTTGATCAGAACAACGTACAAATCTCACTCCTACTTTTTCAAGTTGCCTCCTTTGTCCCCGCGTTTTTTCTTCTTTCTCCTATTTTTTCCTATCATCCGCCAATAGTTTATCTTTTCTTGAAATGGCAAATCTTCCAGAACTATATATCAAGTTGGTGGGATTAGTATTGCTTGGTTTTATCCTAGGACGCATACTACCATCAATAGTCCCGCTTAGATTGGGACAGTTTCTTTTTTGGTTTGGGGTTCCCATCAGTGTCGTGGCATTTCTCCGCAAGGCTGATTTGTCAGGGCAAATTTGGGTTGCACCTGCGGTTGCATATGTTGCGCTTTTTCTGGGTGTTGTTTTAGCTTGGTTGGCAATTAAGTGTCAAGGGTATTTTGGTAAAAAGCAAAAAACCTCATTGCCTAAGTCAACCCAAGGTAGTTTAATTTTGACATCAATGGTAGGAAATACAGGCTATCTGGGTTATCCGATCGCCTTATCAATTGTTGGGACTGAATACTTTGCTTGGGCTTTATTTTATGATCTTTTAGGAAGTACCATCGGTGCCTATGGTTTGGGGGTGTTGATAGCTGCTTGGTTTGGTGAAGAGCAAAAAAGCTACTGGCAAATGGCTAAAGTGATTTTAATTAATCCGACTCTATGGAGTTTTGGATTGGGTTTACAGTTGCGGCAGGTGCATTTATCTAGCTTAACTATTTTATGTTTGGATACTTTGGCTTGGACAGCTTTGACTGCGGCTTTAACTTTGATTGGGATGCGGCTAAGTCAAATTCAATCCTGGGATAGTTTGCCTTTAGCTGCTGTGAGTGTCGCCGTCAAGATGATAATTGTCCCTTTGATCATCAGCGCTTTTTTGCCCCTATTGGGAATTACTGGGAAAACAGCCCTAGTTATTATTTTACAGATGGCAATGCCTCCAGCGTTCGCTTCCTTAATCCTGGCTGAAGCTTTTAATCTTGATCGGCAGTTGACTGTCAGTGCGATCGCGCTCGGCTCGGCATTCATATTATTAACTTTACCAGTTTGGATCCTGATTACTGGCAACTAACAAAACATCATTTCAAAAAAACTTGTTGACTCCCGAAAAAAACTGCTATGATAGTTGGCTTGTGGGAAAACTAGTAGAGGTATTAAATGACCTCAGTTTACTAGTTAAATTCACACAACAAAACAAAATTGTCAATTTTTTTATGTTTTTTGTAGGAAGAACAAAATGGAAGATTTGCGTTATAAAGTTGGCGGCGGTACCGTGAGCGAATTAGCAGTTAATGGTGTTGATACCAGCTTTGTTTCCGAACCTAGTACAACTAGTGGAGTTGCAACTATTCAACTCGAACGTTCCCAATCAGTTAGACTTCAACTCAAATCCGAAGAAGAATTAAAGTCTACTCTTACCGATTTTTCTCACGATTGTCCACCAGCACCTGTTGGCGTTCACTGCATATTAGAACTCTACAATTGTCCAACAGAGTTGCTCAATGATATTGAGTTCATTAAACGGACTTTAGAAGAAGCTGCTACAACTGCACAATCAACCTTGCTTGATAAAATAGCACATCAGTTCACCCCATATGGTGTTACTGCTCTAGCATTATTAGCAGAATCCCATATCTCGATTCATACATGGCCCGAAAATGGCTATATTGCTGCTGATGTGTTTACTTGTGGTGAACATGCAAGACCTATTGAAGCTTGCGAATATCTTGCCCGTTCTTTTAAAGCAGGTAAGCACCTGTTGATGAAGTTACCTCGCGGTCAGTTTTCACCAACATCACAACCAAGAGTTGAGATTCTGTAGTAGTTTCTAACAATTAAATATATCTCAGTTATGCGAAGTTTGCGCGACTTACGTCGCGCAAACTTCGCATTGCATTTACAGATATTATTTCCGTGATTTGATATCTCACCGTTTTTCATAAAATGAGAAACACGGTTTTGTAGCTATTGGTAAAAAACGCTTGTCTGTCGATTTAGGTGCAGAACGTCTGATTAGTGCCGAAAACGCAACTAGAAAAATCCTGGTTGAGGTAAAGAGTTTCGTGGGACAGTCTGACGTGAAAGATTTGGAGCAAGCTCTGGGACAATATGTTCTTTACCGCCAGATTCTGGATGAGATGGGTGATGCGCGAATTTTATACCTCGCTGTTTCTCAAGTCACTTTCAATAGCGTGTTTACAATAGAGTTAGGGCAAGTTCTGCTCAAGAACCAAATTGTCAAATTAGTTGTCTTTGATGATGAAAGTGAGGCAATTGTAGGATGGATACCCAATTAAAATACAGAGAAATCATTAAAAGCGTTCTCCGAAACCATGCAGACGATCGTACAGCCGTACCTGATAGTTACCAATCTAAAGTACTATTTGATGAGGATCGCGGGCAATATTTGATTTTAGATATTGGCTGGAGTGGCGATCAATACCTCCATGCGACACCGATACACATCAGTCTAATAAATAACAAAGTTTGGATTCAATATGATGACACTGAAGAGGGTGTAGTTGGTGATTTGATGGCAGCAGGTATCCCGAAAGAAGATATTGTTCTTGGTTTCCGCCATCCTAAAGTTCGCCAGCATACAGGCTTCGCGGTAGCATAGATGACTGAGAGATAAAAACGAAAGAACCCCGACTCCTTTAAAGAAGTCGGGGATCTCGCTAATCTAACCTGTCACTAAAACTTGATTGAGGTTAGAGATTCTAAAGAGGATCTCAAGGTGTTGAAGAATGAATTTTGTTCTTGACGATCACTGAGCATCTTCTCATAGACAGCCAGGTATCCATCCACCATTCTTTCCTTGCTGAAGTTATTAACCACATGGTTGCGGCATTCTTGGCGGTCTAATTCCAAAGCTTTCGGAATCATTGCTGCCATTTCTGCGTAGGTTTCGCAAACGAAACCAGCTGCTCCATTGAGGATAACCTCTGGGACAGAACCCATGTTAATCCCAATTACAGGTGTACCAGCCGCCATCGATTCCACCATTACCAAACCAAAAGGTTCTTGCCAGGTGATGGGGAATAATGTGGCACTGGCATTACCCAGTAAT includes:
- a CDS encoding element excision factor XisH family protein, with product MGKKRLSVDLGAERLISAENATRKILVEVKSFVGQSDVKDLEQALGQYVLYRQILDEMGDARILYLAVSQVTFNSVFTIELGQVLLKNQIVKLVVFDDESEAIVGWIPN
- a CDS encoding D-alanyl-D-alanine carboxypeptidase family protein, with amino-acid sequence MSNAGFSGKPKKSSPNSGDDIPAALRDTPDVAPKTSIRLPILILGGTVGFIVLATLSGFLFFANDSRRASVAPKNKASQEAPPATSTVAEPSPSDPDTDQAKVNGSLLGHLPYTEAPESELAAISSDGRYRMINSAAQQFLAMQQAARSAGVKLVPISAFRSIKEQETLFFGIAAQRNQTPAERASLSAPPGYSEHHTGYAVDIGDGAVPSTNLNSNFERTKAYQWLVENSPKFYFEMSFPKDNPQGVSYEPWHWRFVGDTRSLEMFYKARNLKPVQK
- the speD gene encoding adenosylmethionine decarboxylase, which encodes MEDLRYKVGGGTVSELAVNGVDTSFVSEPSTTSGVATIQLERSQSVRLQLKSEEELKSTLTDFSHDCPPAPVGVHCILELYNCPTELLNDIEFIKRTLEEAATTAQSTLLDKIAHQFTPYGVTALALLAESHISIHTWPENGYIAADVFTCGEHARPIEACEYLARSFKAGKHLLMKLPRGQFSPTSQPRVEIL
- a CDS encoding ATP-binding protein, which codes for MTTSQDTVRALREALQFSPDNVPLRQHLADTLLSLELAQEAEQEYRYALVLKPEAVDLKLGLAKSFYQQGKQSQSLVIVEDLVKRSECPALAYILHARLLLNAGALQQATRQYENAIAVDNKVADLDLAQLLGIEPNYPSRDAIANRVTDPTTDDLMEFGDSNLERPEVSFQDVGGMDTVKDEIRLKIIYPLTKPELYRAYGKTIGGGILLYGPPGCGKTYLARATAGETHSNFISVGINDVLDMWLGNSERNLHEIFEQARDHQPCVLFFDEVDALAANRTDLKQSSSRMVINQFLSELDGVKSSNDGVLILAATNAPWHLDSAFRRPGRFDRILFVPPPDRVGRESILRLLCQGKPVDDIDYNYVSKKTEHFSGADLKAVVDVAVERKLQEAIKFGIPKPLITKDLVSAAASVKPSTKEWFATARNYALYSNEGGLYDDILKYLKI
- a CDS encoding XisI protein, which gives rise to MDTQLKYREIIKSVLRNHADDRTAVPDSYQSKVLFDEDRGQYLILDIGWSGDQYLHATPIHISLINNKVWIQYDDTEEGVVGDLMAAGIPKEDIVLGFRHPKVRQHTGFAVA
- a CDS encoding AEC family transporter — encoded protein: MANLPELYIKLVGLVLLGFILGRILPSIVPLRLGQFLFWFGVPISVVAFLRKADLSGQIWVAPAVAYVALFLGVVLAWLAIKCQGYFGKKQKTSLPKSTQGSLILTSMVGNTGYLGYPIALSIVGTEYFAWALFYDLLGSTIGAYGLGVLIAAWFGEEQKSYWQMAKVILINPTLWSFGLGLQLRQVHLSSLTILCLDTLAWTALTAALTLIGMRLSQIQSWDSLPLAAVSVAVKMIIVPLIISAFLPLLGITGKTALVIILQMAMPPAFASLILAEAFNLDRQLTVSAIALGSAFILLTLPVWILITGN